One stretch of Flavobacterium sp. 9 DNA includes these proteins:
- a CDS encoding glutathione peroxidase produces MKKIAFIACSVVFFLSSQLQAQTSKTKVSKTDKVMTKETIYQFKVTDLSGDPFDFASLKGKKILIVNTASKCGLTPQYKDLEAVYKEYKDKGFVIVGFPANNFASQEPGTNKEIETFCQQNYGVTFPMMDKVSVKGDDMCDVYKFLTQKSKNGLQDSEVEWNFQKYLINEKGELVKVIKPKTLVTEPEVINWIKS; encoded by the coding sequence ATGAAAAAAATAGCATTTATAGCTTGTAGCGTGGTCTTTTTCCTGAGTTCTCAACTTCAGGCACAAACAAGTAAAACTAAAGTATCTAAAACAGATAAAGTGATGACAAAAGAAACAATCTATCAGTTTAAAGTAACAGATTTGTCAGGAGATCCATTTGATTTTGCATCTTTGAAAGGAAAGAAAATTTTGATCGTTAATACTGCTTCAAAATGCGGATTAACGCCTCAGTACAAAGATCTTGAAGCTGTTTATAAAGAGTACAAAGACAAAGGTTTTGTAATTGTAGGTTTTCCTGCTAACAATTTTGCTTCTCAGGAACCGGGAACAAACAAAGAAATCGAAACGTTTTGCCAACAAAATTATGGTGTAACTTTCCCAATGATGGATAAAGTTTCTGTAAAAGGAGATGATATGTGTGACGTTTACAAATTCCTTACTCAAAAATCTAAAAATGGTTTACAGGATTCTGAAGTAGAGTGGAATTTCCAAAAATACTTAATCAACGAAAAAGGAGAATTGGTAAAAGTAATTAAACCAAAAACATTAGTAACAGAACCAGAAGTTATAAACTGGATCAAAAGCTAA
- a CDS encoding anti-sigma factor domain-containing protein — protein sequence MEAQEYIESGTLELYVFGLLTEVENLEIAEMAKKHPEMDQEIIAIEKAIVALSSSFSPFHSVANFEKIKARLELKHGKVVDMKPASNWSQYVGWAAAVLLLLGLGYQTLELTKTKEAIATVGTEKSKIEKDYAFLDQQNKQTEKSLTIVRDIKNTGVTLGGQAVSPTSFAKVYWNKDTKTTYIDAAGLPKPPKGMVYQVWALKLSPVLTPTSIGLLDNFDANSQKIFAVDQTQSAEAFGITLEPAGGSLTPTMTQLYTLGKV from the coding sequence ATGGAAGCACAAGAATATATTGAATCAGGAACTCTAGAACTTTATGTATTTGGTCTCTTGACCGAAGTTGAAAATTTAGAAATAGCCGAAATGGCAAAGAAACATCCAGAAATGGATCAGGAAATTATAGCGATCGAAAAAGCTATTGTGGCTTTATCATCAAGCTTCTCTCCTTTTCACTCGGTAGCAAATTTCGAGAAAATAAAAGCTCGTTTAGAACTGAAGCATGGCAAAGTAGTCGACATGAAACCAGCATCAAACTGGTCTCAATATGTGGGCTGGGCAGCTGCGGTACTATTGCTTTTGGGTCTTGGCTACCAAACTTTAGAGTTGACAAAAACAAAAGAAGCAATCGCTACTGTTGGAACTGAAAAAAGTAAAATCGAAAAAGATTATGCTTTCTTAGACCAACAAAATAAACAAACGGAGAAGAGTTTAACTATTGTTAGAGATATCAAAAATACTGGTGTAACTCTTGGCGGACAAGCGGTTTCTCCAACTTCATTTGCAAAAGTGTATTGGAATAAAGATACCAAAACGACTTATATCGATGCGGCAGGTTTACCAAAACCTCCAAAAGGAATGGTTTATCAAGTTTGGGCTTTAAAATTAAGTCCTGTATTGACACCAACAAGTATTGGTTTACTGGATAATTTTGATGCAAATTCGCAAAAAATATTCGCTGTAGATCAAACACAATCTGCTGAAGCGTTTGGAATTACTTTAGAGCCAGCCGGCGGAAGTTTAACGCCAACAATGACTCAATTATATACTTTAGGAAAAGTTTAA
- a CDS encoding RNA polymerase sigma factor has translation MSQEELLVLIYKKDERAFTHLYDMYSKSLFSVINVLIKNREEAEDVLQEVFVKIWKNIDSYNESKGRFYTWILNIARNTSIDKLRSKNFNNSQKNLSSDNFVNLLDDSNKLVNKIDTIGIQEFVKKLKPKCIEIIDLLFFKGYTQQEASEELAMPLGTIKTQNRNCINDLRNYLKI, from the coding sequence ATGAGTCAAGAAGAATTGCTAGTTTTAATTTACAAGAAAGACGAAAGAGCTTTTACCCATTTGTACGATATGTACTCTAAAAGTTTGTTCTCTGTAATTAATGTTCTAATTAAAAACCGAGAAGAAGCTGAAGATGTTTTACAGGAAGTTTTTGTTAAAATCTGGAAAAACATCGATTCTTATAATGAAAGTAAGGGGCGTTTTTATACGTGGATCCTTAATATTGCTAGGAATACTTCGATCGACAAGCTGAGATCTAAAAATTTTAATAACAGCCAAAAAAACCTTTCCTCAGATAATTTCGTAAATCTGTTAGACGACAGTAACAAACTCGTTAATAAAATTGATACGATTGGTATACAAGAATTTGTAAAAAAATTAAAACCAAAATGTATTGAAATTATCGATTTGTTATTTTTTAAAGGATATACCCAACAAGAAGCTTCAGAAGAATTGGCAATGCCATTGGGAACTATCAAAACGCAAAACAGAAACTGTATTAACGATTTAAGAAATTATCTAAAAATATAA
- the menD gene encoding 2-succinyl-5-enolpyruvyl-6-hydroxy-3-cyclohexene-1-carboxylic-acid synthase gives MIYPKIALAQSIIEIFSAKGIKNIIISPGSRNAPLTIGFAQNSNFKCYSIADERCAAFFALGIAQQTKQSTAIVCTSGSALLNYYPAVAEAFYSQIPLIVVSADRPQSKIDIGDGQTIRQENVFQNHSVFNANLTEDASLENDLKINKAIETAILQKGPVHINAPFEEPLYETVEELLVQSTITHSEEILGTKIIENSEEVISKWNSAKKKLILIGVNEANSIDQSIIENFAKDPSIVVLTETTSNLHHPSFVASIDTLITPFEDADFKALQPEILVTFGGMIVSKRIKAFLRKYQPKEHWHVDTLRAYDTFNALTNHFVMQPNDFFKDLLPKTIFAESDYFSKIEKIYDLRKIRRKEYLERTAFSDFKAFEKLIESLPKNTQLQISNSSAIRYAQLIDIDPSIEVFCNRGTSGIDGSTSTAIGAAVGNEKQNIFITGDISFLYDSNALWNSYIPQNFKIILINNGGGGIFRILPGHEEKPVFNTFFETSHHLTAEHLAKMYKMNYFTASDSDSLEKNIELLYNSNNAPTILEVFTPTFENDVILKQFFKELI, from the coding sequence ATGATTTACCCCAAAATAGCGCTTGCTCAAAGCATTATCGAAATTTTTTCTGCAAAAGGAATCAAAAACATCATAATTTCTCCAGGTTCAAGAAACGCACCCTTAACGATAGGATTTGCTCAAAACTCAAACTTTAAATGTTACAGCATTGCTGACGAGCGTTGCGCGGCTTTTTTTGCATTAGGAATCGCGCAACAAACCAAACAGTCAACTGCAATTGTTTGTACATCAGGATCTGCATTATTGAATTATTATCCGGCTGTAGCCGAAGCATTTTACAGTCAGATTCCGTTAATTGTTGTTTCTGCAGATCGTCCGCAAAGCAAAATTGATATTGGAGACGGACAAACTATTCGTCAGGAAAATGTTTTTCAGAATCATTCGGTTTTCAATGCTAATTTAACCGAAGATGCTTCGCTAGAAAATGATTTAAAAATCAATAAAGCCATAGAAACTGCAATTCTTCAAAAAGGCCCGGTTCATATCAATGCGCCTTTCGAAGAACCTTTGTATGAAACAGTTGAAGAACTTTTGGTTCAATCAACAATCACACATTCAGAAGAAATTCTTGGAACTAAAATTATTGAAAATAGCGAAGAAGTTATTTCAAAATGGAATTCAGCTAAGAAAAAATTAATCTTAATTGGCGTAAACGAAGCAAATTCTATTGATCAAAGTATAATAGAAAATTTTGCAAAAGATCCGTCAATTGTGGTTCTTACAGAAACGACTTCGAACTTGCATCATCCAAGTTTTGTTGCAAGTATCGATACTTTAATTACACCATTTGAAGATGCTGATTTTAAAGCATTACAGCCAGAAATATTAGTGACTTTTGGCGGAATGATTGTTTCTAAACGAATTAAAGCTTTTCTACGAAAGTATCAGCCAAAAGAACATTGGCATGTTGACACTTTGCGTGCTTATGATACTTTTAATGCATTGACAAATCATTTTGTGATGCAGCCAAATGATTTTTTCAAAGACTTACTTCCTAAAACTATTTTTGCGGAAAGTGATTATTTTTCGAAAATTGAGAAAATTTATGATTTAAGAAAAATTAGAAGAAAAGAATATCTTGAAAGAACTGCATTTTCGGATTTTAAAGCATTTGAAAAACTGATAGAATCTTTGCCTAAAAACACTCAATTACAAATAAGTAATAGTTCAGCAATACGATACGCACAATTAATTGATATTGATCCATCAATAGAAGTTTTTTGCAATCGCGGAACAAGCGGAATCGATGGAAGTACATCAACCGCAATTGGCGCCGCTGTAGGAAACGAAAAGCAAAATATCTTTATCACCGGAGATATTAGTTTCTTGTATGACAGCAATGCTTTATGGAACTCTTATATTCCGCAAAACTTCAAAATTATTTTGATTAATAATGGAGGGGGAGGAATTTTCAGGATTTTACCTGGACACGAAGAAAAGCCAGTTTTTAATACGTTTTTCGAAACATCTCATCATTTAACGGCTGAACATTTGGCTAAAATGTATAAGATGAATTATTTCACGGCATCAGATTCAGATTCTTTAGAAAAAAATATAGAATTACTTTATAACAGTAATAATGCGCCCACTATTTTGGAAGTTTTTACGCCAACATTTGAAAATGATGTGATTCTAAAACAGTTCTTTAAAGAGTTAATTTAA
- a CDS encoding DUF3667 domain-containing protein, with protein sequence MEIICKNCKHVFHGKYCNNCGQTAETHKINAHFLWHDIQHGLLHFDVGIPYSIKQLFTRPGHSIREFIEGKRVKHFKPLSLVVVLATLYGLLYHYFHINLFANTDKTEFDYDTFNEWMATHFSWTTIATIPIYTIGTYIAFRKQGYNYVEYFVLNTFKASQRIFAQILMFPILLYSHSASHLQWYSNLTYIVGMILIFWTNIQFFNKISKTKAFFLTLLSHVIFLICFTILFALILAIKSIL encoded by the coding sequence ATGGAAATAATTTGCAAAAACTGTAAGCATGTTTTTCATGGAAAATATTGTAATAATTGCGGACAAACGGCTGAAACGCATAAGATAAACGCGCACTTTTTATGGCACGATATTCAGCATGGATTATTGCATTTTGATGTTGGAATACCGTATTCTATAAAACAATTATTTACAAGACCCGGACATTCTATACGGGAATTTATTGAAGGAAAACGTGTCAAACACTTTAAACCGTTGTCTTTGGTTGTAGTACTAGCCACGCTTTATGGTTTACTATATCATTATTTTCATATCAATTTATTTGCAAATACTGATAAAACAGAATTTGATTATGATACTTTTAATGAATGGATGGCGACGCATTTTTCGTGGACAACAATTGCAACTATTCCTATTTATACAATTGGAACTTATATCGCTTTTAGAAAACAAGGTTATAATTATGTTGAATATTTTGTACTGAATACTTTTAAGGCTTCGCAAAGAATCTTTGCGCAAATATTGATGTTTCCTATTCTATTGTATTCGCATAGTGCGTCACATCTTCAATGGTATTCGAATTTGACTTATATCGTTGGTATGATATTAATATTTTGGACTAATATTCAATTCTTTAATAAAATCTCAAAAACTAAGGCGTTCTTTTTGACTTTGTTGAGTCATGTGATCTTCTTGATTTGTTTCACGATACTTTTTGCATTGATTCTGGCTATAAAATCAATATTGTAA
- a CDS encoding DUF2853 family protein: MSAREELIKKYATDLKEKCGVTPNMDLLTKVTIGCGPSIYNADTSTVAATQHSEIDTVKNNFLIKKLGLPNGPELEAAIHAVLEKYGHSNKHKYRAVVYYLLTVHFKKESVYNK, encoded by the coding sequence ATGAGCGCAAGAGAAGAATTAATTAAAAAGTATGCAACTGACTTAAAAGAGAAATGTGGTGTAACACCAAACATGGATTTGCTTACAAAAGTAACTATTGGTTGCGGACCGTCTATATACAATGCAGACACTTCAACAGTAGCAGCAACGCAACATTCTGAAATAGATACAGTTAAAAATAATTTCCTGATTAAAAAATTAGGATTGCCAAATGGACCTGAATTAGAAGCTGCAATTCATGCAGTTCTTGAAAAATACGGACATTCTAATAAACATAAATACAGAGCGGTAGTTTATTATCTATTGACAGTACACTTCAAAAAAGAAAGTGTTTACAATAAGTAA
- a CDS encoding S1 RNA-binding domain-containing protein yields the protein MIEIGKYNTLTILRDTKVGLFLGNPEKDPEGIHDILLPNKYVPNEFEIGEELIVFVYLDHEQRPVATTLEPYILLNEFSLLRVNYINQVGAFMDWGMEKDILVPFKEQARPMEKGKRYLVYLYMDEKTNRLVASSKLNQFLSNENLTVEKGEEVDLIVSHITELGINVIINEQHKGLLYKDEVYDDAIRTGDRMRGYIKNIRPDNKIDVALQVQGYQSIEPNAEKILDELRANRGFLRLNDASHPEDIKTVLKMSKKTFKKAIGALYKDKLIEIKEDGIYLIKEE from the coding sequence ATGATTGAAATAGGAAAATACAATACCCTTACTATATTACGTGACACCAAAGTTGGTTTATTTTTAGGAAATCCTGAAAAAGATCCTGAAGGAATTCACGACATTTTATTACCAAACAAATACGTTCCAAATGAATTTGAAATAGGCGAGGAGCTTATTGTTTTCGTTTATTTAGACCATGAACAACGTCCGGTTGCAACAACGCTGGAACCTTATATTTTATTGAATGAATTTTCGCTTTTAAGGGTGAATTACATCAATCAGGTTGGTGCATTTATGGATTGGGGAATGGAAAAAGACATTCTTGTTCCGTTTAAAGAGCAAGCACGTCCGATGGAAAAAGGAAAACGTTACTTAGTTTACCTTTATATGGATGAAAAAACCAATCGTTTGGTAGCTTCAAGTAAATTGAATCAATTTCTAAGCAATGAAAACTTAACCGTTGAAAAAGGAGAAGAAGTAGATTTGATCGTTTCACATATCACCGAATTAGGAATCAACGTAATCATCAATGAACAACACAAAGGATTGTTGTACAAAGACGAAGTTTATGACGATGCGATAAGAACGGGAGACAGAATGCGTGGTTATATCAAAAACATTCGTCCTGATAATAAAATAGATGTTGCATTGCAAGTGCAAGGTTATCAAAGTATTGAGCCAAATGCAGAGAAGATTTTAGATGAATTAAGAGCCAATCGTGGTTTTTTACGTCTAAATGACGCTTCGCATCCGGAAGACATTAAAACGGTACTAAAAATGAGTAAAAAAACCTTTAAAAAAGCAATTGGAGCTTTATATAAAGACAAACTCATCGAAATCAAAGAAGACGGAATTTATCTGATAAAAGAAGAATAG
- a CDS encoding GNAT family N-acetyltransferase — MSLNLRPATTNDLEKILEIVNHSILHTTANYSYEVQTLDVQTKWFEDKKAKKLPIVVADLDGEVVGFGSYGQFREKIGYQYTVEHSVYVVDNVIGKGIGSKLLTELIRLAKEQGFHVMIGAIDADNAGSIAFHEKFGFVATGTIREVGYKFDHWLDLVFMQLILV; from the coding sequence ATGAGCCTTAATCTTAGACCTGCGACAACAAACGACTTAGAGAAAATTCTGGAAATTGTAAATCATTCTATTTTGCATACTACAGCAAATTATAGTTATGAGGTTCAAACTCTTGATGTTCAGACAAAATGGTTTGAAGACAAAAAAGCAAAAAAACTGCCTATTGTTGTGGCTGATTTAGATGGTGAAGTGGTTGGTTTTGGAAGTTATGGGCAGTTTCGAGAAAAAATTGGTTATCAATATACTGTAGAACATTCTGTGTATGTGGTTGATAATGTGATAGGAAAAGGTATTGGATCTAAATTACTTACAGAATTAATTAGATTGGCAAAAGAACAAGGTTTTCACGTTATGATTGGCGCCATTGACGCTGATAATGCTGGAAGTATTGCTTTTCATGAGAAATTTGGATTTGTTGCCACCGGAACAATTCGTGAAGTAGGTTATAAATTTGATCATTGGCTGGATTTGGTTTTTATGCAGCTTATATTGGTTTAG
- a CDS encoding DoxX family protein, whose amino-acid sequence MNGTLLLRIAVAIILLTHSIFGIFDNGINDFGNLYLNQIGFAPFGIAIAWSIKLSHIVAAVLLIWNKYIKLAGFVTIFVLIMGIILVHFQEGWFVVGGGRNGVEYNFLLIIVLLAIMYPDGFKRTKI is encoded by the coding sequence ATGAACGGAACTTTACTTTTGAGAATTGCTGTGGCAATTATTCTTTTAACTCATTCTATTTTTGGAATTTTTGATAACGGAATTAACGATTTTGGAAATTTATATCTCAATCAAATTGGCTTTGCTCCATTTGGCATCGCTATTGCCTGGAGTATTAAATTATCTCATATCGTTGCTGCTGTACTTTTAATCTGGAATAAATACATCAAGTTGGCTGGATTTGTCACCATTTTTGTTCTGATTATGGGAATTATTCTGGTACACTTTCAAGAAGGTTGGTTTGTTGTTGGCGGCGGACGAAATGGTGTAGAATATAACTTTTTACTGATTATCGTTTTGTTGGCAATTATGTATCCTGATGGATTTAAAAGAACCAAAATTTAA
- a CDS encoding thioredoxin family protein gives MRFLYIFFLFLSLQTVKSQNQFVPDDTPYKKALETAKLQNKPLFVMLYADWCPHCNQMKKEVLSDPNVMDFLKENYVCAWKNIEKEEGIALKDKYNTKSLPTFLFIDPNNETLLYALKGEMKTPEFMTEVKYALNSRMQLPYLEKEFLADPSNSTKFFAYLNTLKKGKDRTDLSIPTHIYLNTQSDAQLVSETNWRVIANGVTDIKSREFQYVLKHQKEFAAVASQNRVDRKVESIVTELLRPYVDNLDTINYYKQREVAKSIKLQKTDSLVFKFDLTLAERTEKWQFYKKVTLEDTQKLVWNDTSFLKDIGQTYLKHISDTESLKKSIFWVKHSLELNDSYDGNLLLARLYNKIKDKKLALQYAKDAKEICTEMTWSTKEVDTLLAELNTK, from the coding sequence ATGCGTTTTCTATATATATTCTTTCTTTTTTTATCGCTGCAAACTGTAAAGTCTCAGAATCAGTTTGTTCCCGATGATACTCCTTATAAAAAAGCATTAGAAACTGCAAAATTGCAAAATAAACCTCTTTTTGTAATGCTTTACGCAGATTGGTGTCCGCATTGTAATCAAATGAAAAAAGAAGTTCTTAGCGATCCAAATGTGATGGATTTTCTGAAAGAAAACTACGTTTGCGCCTGGAAAAACATTGAAAAAGAAGAAGGAATTGCTCTTAAAGACAAGTATAATACCAAATCTTTGCCTACTTTCTTGTTTATTGATCCAAATAATGAAACGCTTTTATATGCTTTAAAAGGAGAAATGAAAACACCGGAATTTATGACGGAAGTAAAATATGCCTTAAATTCCAGAATGCAATTGCCTTATTTAGAAAAGGAATTTCTGGCTGATCCAAGTAATTCAACTAAGTTTTTTGCGTATTTAAACACATTGAAAAAAGGAAAAGACAGAACTGATTTATCAATTCCAACTCATATTTATCTTAATACACAATCTGATGCTCAATTAGTTTCTGAAACCAATTGGCGCGTAATAGCAAATGGTGTTACGGATATAAAATCGAGAGAATTTCAATATGTTCTAAAACATCAGAAAGAGTTTGCTGCCGTGGCTTCGCAAAATCGTGTAGACCGAAAAGTAGAAAGTATTGTAACGGAATTGCTTCGTCCTTATGTTGACAATTTAGATACTATAAATTACTATAAACAGCGCGAAGTTGCAAAATCTATTAAATTACAAAAAACAGATTCTCTTGTTTTCAAGTTTGATTTGACATTGGCAGAAAGAACTGAAAAATGGCAATTTTATAAAAAAGTAACGCTTGAAGATACCCAGAAACTGGTTTGGAATGATACTAGTTTCCTTAAAGATATTGGACAAACGTATTTAAAACATATTTCTGATACTGAGAGTTTAAAGAAATCTATTTTCTGGGTGAAACATTCTTTAGAATTAAATGATTCTTATGATGGAAATTTACTCTTAGCGAGACTTTATAATAAAATAAAGGATAAAAAGTTAGCTTTGCAATATGCCAAAGATGCGAAGGAAATTTGTACCGAAATGACCTGGAGTACAAAAGAAGTTGATACTTTATTGGCTGAATTAAACACAAAATAA